A window of Streptomyces broussonetiae genomic DNA:
CAGTGTGCCGGTATCGTTGCTGGCGGTCGGCTGCTTCGTAGGGTTCCCCGTATCCAGGGACGCGAAGCATTCGTACGAATGTACAAGTACCCGAGAAAGGGCCTCCCGTGGCCGCCACCCCCGCTGCCCCCGCGGTCAAGCGTCTCGTCGTGCTGGTCTCCGGATCGGGCACCAACCTCCAGGCGCTGCTGGACGAGATCGAGCGCACCGGAGCCGAGCGGTACGGCGCCCGGATCGTCGCCGTGGGGGCCGACCGCGACGGCATCGAGGGGCTCGCCCGCGCCGGGCGGGCCGGGCTGCCGACCTTCGTGTGCAGGGGCAAGGACTTCGGCAGCCGTGAGGAGTGGGACGCCGCGCTGACCGAGGCCGTGCGCGCCCACGAGCCCGACCTCGTGGTCTCCGCCGGGTTCATGAAGATCGTCGGGAAGGAATTCCTCGCGCGCTTCGGCGGACGGTTCGTCAACACCCACCCGGCCCTGCTGCCCAGCTTTCCGGGGGCCCACGGCGCGCGGGACGCGCTCGCGTACGGCGTCAAGGTGACCGGCTGCACCGTCCACTTCGTCGACGACGGCGTCGACACCGGCCCGATCATCGCCCAGGGGGTCGTCGAGGTCCGGGACGAGGACGACGAGAGCGCGCTGCACGAGCGCATCAAGGAAGTCGAGCGAAGGCTGCTCGTCGAGGTCGTGGGGCGGCTCGCCCGCAACGGCTATCGCATTGAGGGACGAAAGGTAGTTATCCAGTGACCGCCACCGCCGAGAGCACCAAGCGGCCCATTCGCCGGGCGCTCGTCAGCGTCTACGACAAGACCGGCCTCGAAGACCTCGCGCGCGGGCTGCACGAGGCCGGCGTGGAGCTGGTCTCCACCGGGTCCACGGCTGGCCGCATCGCCGCCGCCGGCGTCCCTGTCACCAAGGTCGAGGAGCTGACCGGCTTCCCCGAGTGCCTGGACGGCCGGGTCAAGACGCTGCACCCGAAGGTGCACGCCGGCATCCTCGCCGACCTGCGGCTGGACAGCCACCGTGAGCAGCTCGCCGAGCTGGGCGTGGAGCCGTTCGACCTCGTCGTGGTGAACCTCTACCCGTTCCGTGAGACGGTCGCCTCCGGTGCCTCGGACGACGAGTGCGTGGAGCAGATCGACATCGGCGGCCCCTCGATGGTCCGCGCCGCCGCCAAGAACCACCCGTCGGTCGCCGTGGTCACCAGCCCCGAGCGGTACGCCGACGTCCTCGCCGCGGTCCAGCACGGCGGCTTCGACCTCGCCGCCCGCAAGCGGCTGGCCGCCGAGGCCTTCCGGCACACCGCCGCCTACGACGTGGCCGTCGCCCACTGGTTCGCGTCCTCCTACGCCCCCGTCGACGACTCGCGGTTCCCGGACTTCCTGGGCAGCACCTACGAGCGCAAGAACACCCTGCGCTACGGCGAGAACCCGCACCAGGACGCCGCCCTCTACGTCGACGGGACCGGCGGTCTCGCCGATGCCGAGCAGCTGCACGGCAAGGAGATGTCGTACAACAACTACACGGACACGGACGCCGCCCGCCGTGCCGCGTACGACCACGACGAGCCGTGCGTCGC
This region includes:
- the purN gene encoding phosphoribosylglycinamide formyltransferase; translation: MAATPAAPAVKRLVVLVSGSGTNLQALLDEIERTGAERYGARIVAVGADRDGIEGLARAGRAGLPTFVCRGKDFGSREEWDAALTEAVRAHEPDLVVSAGFMKIVGKEFLARFGGRFVNTHPALLPSFPGAHGARDALAYGVKVTGCTVHFVDDGVDTGPIIAQGVVEVRDEDDESALHERIKEVERRLLVEVVGRLARNGYRIEGRKVVIQ
- the purH gene encoding bifunctional phosphoribosylaminoimidazolecarboxamide formyltransferase/IMP cyclohydrolase, with the translated sequence MTATAESTKRPIRRALVSVYDKTGLEDLARGLHEAGVELVSTGSTAGRIAAAGVPVTKVEELTGFPECLDGRVKTLHPKVHAGILADLRLDSHREQLAELGVEPFDLVVVNLYPFRETVASGASDDECVEQIDIGGPSMVRAAAKNHPSVAVVTSPERYADVLAAVQHGGFDLAARKRLAAEAFRHTAAYDVAVAHWFASSYAPVDDSRFPDFLGSTYERKNTLRYGENPHQDAALYVDGTGGLADAEQLHGKEMSYNNYTDTDAARRAAYDHDEPCVAIIKHANPCGIAVGSDVAEAHRKAHACDPVSAYGGVIAVNRPVSKEMAEQVAEIFTEVVVAPDYEEGALEALAKKKNIRVLKAPGAPCNRVEAKQVDGGVLLQVTDRLQADGDDPAHWTLASGEALSEAELAELAFAWKACRAVKSNAILLAKDGASVGVGMGQVNRVDSCKLAVERAGEERARGSYAASDAFFPFPDGPQILIDAGVRAIVQPGGSIRDEQVVEAAKKAGVTMYFTGTRHFFH